In Cervus elaphus chromosome 7, mCerEla1.1, whole genome shotgun sequence, the following proteins share a genomic window:
- the LOC122697794 gene encoding olfactory receptor 12D2-like — translation MLNQTSVTEFFLLGVTDTEVLQPVLFTVFLTIYFLNLAGNGAILIVVISDPRLHSPMYFFLGNLSCLDICYSTVTLPKMLENFLSTHKAISFLGCISQLHFFHFLGSTEAMLVPVMAFDRFVAICKPLHYTVIMSHQVCTQMAVTIWIIGFFHALLHSVMTSRLNFCGSNHIHHFFCDVKPLLKLACGNIELNQWLLNNVTGTFAMGSFFLTLLSYFYIITYLFFKTHSCSMLHKALSTCASHFMVVVLLFGPVFFIYIRPASGSSMDQERIIAIMYSVVTPVLNPLIYTLRNKEVKEALRRMIRRKV, via the coding sequence ATGCTGAATCAAACCTCAGTCACTGAATTTTTCCTCCTGGGAGTGACAGACACCGAAGTACTACAGCCGGTTCTCTTCACAGTTTTCCTTACAATTTACTTTCTCAATTTGGCTGGAAATGGAGCCATCCTGATAGTTGTCATCTCTGATCCAAGACTTCATTCCCCtatgtattttttcctgggaaatctgtcATGTCTAGATATCTGCTATTCCACGGTGACTCTGCCAAAGATGCTGGAGAACTTCCTTTCTACACACAAAGCAATTTCTTTCTTGGGATGCATAAGCCAGCTTCATTTCTTCCACTTTCTGGGTAGTACAGAGGCCATGCTGGTGCCCGTGATGGCCTTTGACCGCTTTGTAGCTATCTGCAAACCACTTCATTACACTGTTATCATGAGTCATCAGGTCTGTACCCAGATGGCTGTCACTATCTGGATCATTGGTTTTTTCCATGCCCTGCTGCACTCAGTAATGACATCTCGCTTAAACTTCTGTGGTTCCAACCATATCCATCACTTCTTCTGTGATGTTAAGCCATTGCTCAAACTGGCCTGTGGGAACATTGAGCTCAACCAGTGGCTGCTCAATAATGTCACGGGGACTTTTGCCATGGGCTCATTCTTCCTAACACTTCTCTCCTATTTCTATATCATTACTTATCTTTTCTTTAAGACCCATTCTTGCAGCATGCTTCATAAAGCACTGTCCACGTGTGCCTCTCACTTCATGGTAGTTGTTCTTTTATTTGGTcctgtttttttcatttacattcGTCCTGCCTCAGGTAGCTCCATGGACCAGGAACGGATCATTGCTATTATGTACAGTGTGGTCACTCCTGTACTAAATCCACTGATCTATACTTTGAGGAACAAAGAAGTGAAGGAGGCCTTGAGGAGGATGATCAGAAGGAAGGTCTGA
- the LOC122696807 gene encoding olfactory receptor 1361-like, with translation MNCTKNPAFVLSGLSSDPDKPQLLFGLLLALYLLSISGNVLLLLAIGADLHLHTPMYFFLSQLSLVDLCFTTTTARKMLETSWTSNGSISFSDTLAQLYFFAVFANMDNLLLTAMAIDRYAAICHPLHYPLLMTPCRCGLLVGGSWGVAHSDSLIQTLMLTRLSLYTNLEIPHFFCDFGPLFRLSCSDTHLNEDLMMVLTGLLGISPLLCIISSYAHIFLAVAGVPSAQGKKKAQATCSSHLSMVILFYSSVFATYLKSLSASHASGELGAAVMYTLVTPTLNPFIYSLRNKDVKRSLKRILGIESSWP, from the coding sequence ATGAACTGCACCAAGAACCCTGCTTTTGTCCTCTCAGGGCTCTCCAGTGACCCAGACAAACCGCAGCTCCTCTTTGGTCTCCTCCTGGCCCTCTACTTGCTGAGTATCTCAGGAAATGTGCTACTGCTTCTGGCTATCGGAGCTGACctccacctccacacccccatgtacttcttcctcagccaGCTCTCCCTGGTCGACCTCTGCTTCACTACCACCACCGCCCGCAAGATGCTGGAGACTTCGTGGACCAGCAACGGATCGATCTCCTTCTCTGACACTCTGGCCCAGTTATATTTCTTTGCAGTTTTTGCTAATATGGACAACCTGCTTTTGACTGCCATGGCTATCGACCGCTATGCTGCCATCTGCCATCCTCTGCACTACCCACTCCTGATGACTCCTTGCAGATGTGGGCTTCTGGTGGGTGGGTCATGGGGAGTGGCCCACTCTGACTCTTTGATCCAAACCTTGATGCTAACCCGACTGTCACTCTATACTAATCTCGAAATTCCccactttttctgtgattttggacCACTCTTTAGACTTTCCTGCTCTGATACCCACCTCAATGAGGACCTGATGATGGTTCTGACAGGACTGCTAGGAATCAGCCCTCTCCTCTGCATCATAAGCTCTTATGCCCATATTTTCCTTGCTGTAGCTGGGGTCCCATCAGCACAGGGCAAAAAGAAAGCCCAGGCCACATGCAGCTCCCACCTCTCCATGGTCATCCTCTTCTACAGCTCGGTCTTTGCCACCTACCTGAAGTCCCTGTCAGCTTCTCATGCCTCTGGGGAGCTGGGTGCTGCTGTCATGTACACCCTGGTAACTCCCACTCTCAATCCTTTCATTTATAGTTTAAGAAATAAGGATGTGAAGAGATCCCTGAAAAGGATTCTGGGCATAGAGAGTTCATGGCCTTAG